A window of Metabacillus sp. B2-18 contains these coding sequences:
- a CDS encoding YuzB family protein produces the protein MKPIIEFCISNLAQGAQAALEKLEKDPNLDIIEYGCLSYCGKCGHSLYALVNGEVVTGDDPDELVENIYTFLEENPMF, from the coding sequence ATGAAGCCAATTATTGAATTTTGTATAAGTAATTTAGCACAAGGGGCTCAGGCAGCGTTAGAAAAGCTGGAAAAAGACCCTAATTTAGATATTATTGAATACGGATGTTTAAGCTATTGTGGCAAATGTGGACATTCGTTATATGCTTTAGTAAATGGAGAAGTAGTAACTGGAGATGACCCAGATGAGTTAGTTGAAAATATATATACGTTTTTAGAGGAAAATCCTATGTTTTAA
- a CDS encoding DUF2225 domain-containing protein, whose product MNNELHHLYDRKVNCLMCKTNYTTKKVLSRFIRSHRHDTDFCSYYTSTEINPLLYYVSVCPNCGFSSSEECSTYFPPNAKEMIQQKICDNWSGRNYCFERTVDTAIESYKLAIYCSSIKKENHVALAGLYLRLSWLFRTEKINHEEEQRFLRLALEEYVNSYMVDDYSGTQLSEIKLLYLIGDLSRRLDLVSQATQYFSKVIEKQTDTLEKGIVQMAKDRWAEMREVKSS is encoded by the coding sequence GTGAATAATGAACTACATCATTTGTATGATCGTAAAGTTAATTGCTTAATGTGTAAAACCAATTATACGACGAAAAAAGTACTTTCCAGATTTATTCGTTCACACCGGCACGATACAGACTTTTGTTCATATTACACTTCAACAGAAATCAATCCGCTTTTATATTATGTTTCTGTTTGTCCAAACTGCGGCTTTTCTTCCTCTGAGGAATGCTCGACTTATTTTCCTCCAAATGCAAAAGAAATGATTCAACAAAAAATTTGTGACAATTGGAGTGGAAGAAATTATTGTTTTGAGCGTACCGTTGATACAGCGATAGAATCTTACAAGTTAGCCATTTACTGCTCTAGTATAAAAAAAGAAAATCATGTTGCACTAGCTGGTCTTTATTTAAGATTATCGTGGTTATTTCGTACTGAGAAAATTAACCACGAGGAAGAACAACGCTTTTTAAGGCTAGCTCTTGAAGAATATGTTAACTCTTATATGGTTGATGACTATTCAGGAACCCAGCTTTCAGAAATTAAGCTTCTTTATCTGATCGGAGACTTAAGCAGAAGATTAGATCTAGTTAGCCAAGCAACACAGTATTTTTCAAAGGTAATAGAAAAACAAACGGACACTCTTGAAAAAGGTATTGTGCAAATGGCTAAAGATCGTTGGGCAGAAATGCGTGAAGTAAAATCAAGTTAA